The Erythrolamprus reginae isolate rEryReg1 chromosome 3, rEryReg1.hap1, whole genome shotgun sequence genome contains a region encoding:
- the NRAS gene encoding GTPase NRas isoform X1 → MTSAPCYVGRAFRRPRRLEVKTLRKAMTEYKLVVVGAGGVGKSALTIQLIQNHFVDEYDPTIEDSYRKQVVIDGETCLLDILDTAGQEEYSAMRDQYMRTGEGFLCVFAINNSKSFADINLYREQIKRVKDSEDVPMVLVGNKCDLPTRTVDTKQAHEVAKSYGIPFIETSAKTRQGVEDAFYTLVREIRQYRMKRLNSSEDGNQGCMGVSCLVM, encoded by the exons ATGACGTCAGCTCCATGCTACGTCGGAAGGGCGTTCCGGCGACCGCGAAGGCTGGAAGTGAA GACCCTGAGGAAGGCAATGACTGAGTACAAACTGGTGGTAGTAGGAGCTGGGGGTGTTGGAAAAAGTGCCCTGACCATCCAGCTTATCCAGAATCACTTTGTAGATGAATATGATCCTACTATTGAG GATTCTTACCGCAAACAAGTTGTTATTGATGGAGAGACTTGTTTGCTAGACATCCTGGATACAGCAGGACAGGAGGAATATAGTGCCATGAGGGACCAATATATGAGAACTGGGGAAGGCTTTCTTTGTGTGTTTGCCATTAACAACAGCAAATCATTTGCAGATATAAATCTTTACAG AGAGCAAATTAAAAGAGTGAAAGATTCAGAAGATGTACCAATGGTTTTAGTGGGAAACAAATGTGATTTACCAACAAGAACAGTAGACACCAAGCAGGCTCACGAAGTAGCAAAGAGCTACGGTATTCCATTCATTGAGACATCTGCCAAAACAAGACAG GGTGTTGAAGATGCTTTTTATACATTGGTTAGAGAAATCCGTCAGTATCGAATGAAAAGACTCAACAGTAGTGAAGATGGGAATCAAGGCTGCATGGGGGTGTCGTGTCTTGTGATGTGA
- the NRAS gene encoding GTPase NRas isoform X2 encodes MTEYKLVVVGAGGVGKSALTIQLIQNHFVDEYDPTIEDSYRKQVVIDGETCLLDILDTAGQEEYSAMRDQYMRTGEGFLCVFAINNSKSFADINLYREQIKRVKDSEDVPMVLVGNKCDLPTRTVDTKQAHEVAKSYGIPFIETSAKTRQGVEDAFYTLVREIRQYRMKRLNSSEDGNQGCMGVSCLVM; translated from the exons ATGACTGAGTACAAACTGGTGGTAGTAGGAGCTGGGGGTGTTGGAAAAAGTGCCCTGACCATCCAGCTTATCCAGAATCACTTTGTAGATGAATATGATCCTACTATTGAG GATTCTTACCGCAAACAAGTTGTTATTGATGGAGAGACTTGTTTGCTAGACATCCTGGATACAGCAGGACAGGAGGAATATAGTGCCATGAGGGACCAATATATGAGAACTGGGGAAGGCTTTCTTTGTGTGTTTGCCATTAACAACAGCAAATCATTTGCAGATATAAATCTTTACAG AGAGCAAATTAAAAGAGTGAAAGATTCAGAAGATGTACCAATGGTTTTAGTGGGAAACAAATGTGATTTACCAACAAGAACAGTAGACACCAAGCAGGCTCACGAAGTAGCAAAGAGCTACGGTATTCCATTCATTGAGACATCTGCCAAAACAAGACAG GGTGTTGAAGATGCTTTTTATACATTGGTTAGAGAAATCCGTCAGTATCGAATGAAAAGACTCAACAGTAGTGAAGATGGGAATCAAGGCTGCATGGGGGTGTCGTGTCTTGTGATGTGA